The following are encoded together in the Tribolium castaneum strain GA2 chromosome 3, icTriCast1.1, whole genome shotgun sequence genome:
- the LOC135265744 gene encoding GRIP and coiled-coil domain-containing protein 2-like, producing the protein MDNQKWNTVLIEWVNCLKLCKNINKLDELRDGEFFSNLQKVVTKSRDAQVDVLTFIFDLFGKHYPNYLFHNKTEIHLFDLPEIDLKAIISLLMHYTCIYDRRDVLTSPMCHSLSQSTQLIIRNFLQKTTTSVTKESMSDIIKSCIDDASDHLTTNQWLSVESSCSSNSPLQDILKTPVSKFGRLHEKDKIIAKLKSELEAERYEKADLQEELKIQLEKSKKVEQQLQQKNNEISRLRAEVGALENRTPPHFQDMDSRELQRRLRSEIQTLEQYIKQIEDEQDEIRKEKDATKERLRKIEQQASMWEEKFFETERNFENLTEHSKQQEEELLQLQAHCAELTALLEEYREKPKNDSSLFEFSPEKGLNKTELCPEDLACSVIEVQLRDAQKQIEKLRTQIGETEECVTQLRNVLVETETKLRESQDLNTEFDTKVKSLENDKETVQTQLLSTQSVLDEANRNINVLETKVVNLETKLQENEEVLGTVRHDKEELLSQVTSLQAHIGQVEKHLSQALDQLEDYKLQSQTLEKQLTESKAVSEKLQFELADVVLENQKTHTLLNDLYGEKNELVLKLEEAENTKKSLEKHLFEFQDYSKNLASECETLRVENLAFKQELSEKNTQLLIVTQEKSDLAIKLEYQDVKVVDLEKTNEGLNCEMDTLQNQLKETLDRLDSSQSYLQKLQLDYSELETKLNDAKTQLENLTVELNTVLEEKKSVAERLVEREDYVLQLEEEKKILTEKTNVLEDSYRKLSQKCEEVQSYNEDVLKQLSDVSQSLEISKQEIGSLQELKKSLELQLEESQTSLETLKVELEQMQSANVKINSLLQETEATLHQSKKESEDLKIQIETLQQELNDSINNLRESQKDVFDLQESKNRVEENLKQVELESKNLKSELEKVHLEKSTNDKELSEVKKSLTELEEESEKEKHHFETEIGVLQSQLNDALGSLETAKKKEEKLQNLKNQLETQLKETQAAEEKLKLEVEKLSNNLSETRQERADFLKKLENLEDENGNLLKESQELQERLSQVLSDLESKTAESKQLNDIQTTLETRLDEAEKMRLQLETIQSHLDETQSNYEELKKEKSLLENEYTNMRQITSEFEGKLNETQDYVQQLEMKNEDIGKQLEEARKFVSQLEGENGALMVKMRILEQEKEELCEEKKDLEKELYDEKSNFEEMKTVNSNLLINLEDLHILVEAVRSEKEKLNEVLMNERNESEALVTKLNDKCELLEDKLSECVDDLESSNNELERVKEEKSLVETALENLKSEMQSIEKSQKVLENEKESLETTLKQVEVQLNELKNRNEVLEKEVSERTETSTKEKEELVSEVEKLSKINEDIQHQLFILDRNYKESRSEKEILDKQLNEMSALSETLKAESENLRIQYQKSKIELEETRDMLMKLTSEKENLFTLLQHAKEQNGEFEKQISEMINSLELKENKCNELNDAVKVLEDKQKDLFSENACLQQRLAVIEKENKEREVKEREENEQLSQELKRISQEKLLLESKLDDDEVMSLETQKKIKSLEETIQDYEITISGLKSVVDTNLESLESLKEELADQKIKESEIMTKIYDLLKDNNLIDDEDGQGDFKTFITENFEKLLSSKNQEEQRRKDLKVEVEELKAKNMAATKLNANFQEMVEKLQTLVLEQSEVVTADALKASFDQIHSKVNSVLSLKQKLSEDLDQLKNDNSELSRKLDSVLSEKEEIFKSKTELEKNLKEEKEKVENLHKELETKTQPIKVQKENILGVSTKGNKSREEELKKENMLLKRKVVLAENAKNNLEKVLKELREEKKKVREVPSSPTSDALYKKLLHEYIQIKEDNERVVKEKDAIIEELTRANEELIVKGAPIKQESGEKMVQDLQNIREAYGSVMSVNSKLEMEIVTLRKIIEERNGELANYSHIKEAYEKLLEDNNKLMTEMDTIKYKRLRDKDEFVRLIKKERDENLNRETKKIQDIRNEYEGKLEKMKEKMLKLYREEVNKKVRSVKDGQGETATLMKTIANLRSELFEADQKIQLLEMEKEIWKMNRKIDQEAKTKQLQSVSSVTTLTRTNERVSTLPRPSITEEITISRRTSVTGIPNSLQMEDEEDLFNDKYLTDLKEGKCILPSDRESTNRFSELAWRNSLVPPHLKSSYPAETQFVSPSRFKDEDMKAGNIEFEDSLCKLLPGEKPRKKDFGTTTYKKPGPPTPSKNGGRLSLQGNEVHPLRDVDGKTPKRSTPSRIKALFTGRNNSTKEAGESQSVTPSRGRRLNSIFRRPK; encoded by the exons atggatAATCAAAAGTGGAACACTGTTTTAATTGAATGG GTTAACTGTTTGaaactttgcaaaaatatcaACAAGCTTGACGAGTTACGCGATGGCgagtttttctcaaatttgcaaaaagtcGT AACCAAATCCCGAGATGCACAAGTTGATGTTTTAACGttcatttttgatttgttcGGAAAGCACTACCCCAACTATTTATTCCACAATAAGACCGAAATccatttatttgatttaccCGAAATCGATTTGAAAGCGATAATTTCGCTCCTCATGCACTACACGTGCATTTACGACCGAAGAGACGTCCTAACGTCCCCCATGTGTCACTCCCTCTCGCAATCAACGCAGCTAATAATCCGCAATTTCCTCCAAAAAACCACCACAAGTGTGACTAAAGAAAGCATGAGCGACATAATTAAATCCTGCATTGACGACGCTTCCGACCATTTAACAACAAACCAGTGGTTGTCGGTCGAATCGTCCTGCAGCTCCAACAGCCCCCTTCAGGACATCCTAAAAACCCCCGTGTCAAAATTCGGTCGTTTGCACGAAAAGGACAAAATCATTGCTAAACTGAAATCGGAACTGGAGGCAGAACGCTACGAAAAAGCCGACTTGCAAGAAGAACTCAAAATACAAttggaaaaaagcaaaaaagtcGAGCAACAATTGCagcaaaaaaacaacgaaatttCCAGGCTGCGGGCCGAAGTGGGGGCCCTTGAAAATCGCACTCCGCCCCATTTCCAGGACATGGACAGTCGCGAATTGCAGCGACGCTTGCGTTCCGAAATTCAAACCCTTGAACAGTACATTAAACAAATCGAGGACGAACAGGACGAAATCAGGAAGGAAAAAGACGCGACTAAGGAGCGGCTGCGAAAAATCGAGCAACAAGCGAGCATGTGGGAGGAGAAATTTTTCGAAACTGAgcgcaattttgaaaatttgaccGAACATTCAAAACAGCAAGAGGAGGAATTGTTGCAGTTGCAGGCCCATTGTGCCGAATTAACAGCCTTGTTGGAGGAATATCGCGAGAAGCCGAAAAATGATAGTTCGTTGTTTGAGTTTTCTCCAGAGAAAGGGTTAAATAAGACGGAGTTGTGTCCAGAGGATCTCGCTTGTTCGGTTATTGAGGTGCAGTTGAGGGATGCTCAGAAGCAGATTGAGAAGTTGAGGACGCAGATTGGAGAAACGGAGGAGTGTGTAACTCAATTGAGAAACGTTTTGGTTGAGACTGAAACGAAGCTGAGAGAATCTCAGGATCTTAACACAGAGTTTGATACCAAG GTAAAATCGCTCGAAAACGATAAAGAAACAGTTCAAACACAGTTACTTTCAACTCAGTCTGTTTTGGATGAAGCCAATAGAAATATAAATGTTTTGGAAACGAAAGTTGTGAACCTTGAAACTAAACTGCAAGAAAATGAAGAAGTATTAGGAACAGTTAGGCATGATAAAGAAGAATTGCTCTCACaa GTCACTTCTTTGCAAGCTCACATTGGACAAGTGGAAAAACACCTATCACAAGCTTTGGACCAATTGGAAGATTATAAATTGCAGTCTCAAACTCTTGAAAAACAACTCACTGAATCGAAAGCCGTATCTGAGAAACTTCAATTCGAGCTGGCCGATGTCGTCTTAGAAAACCAGAAAACGCACACACTTTTGAATGATTTGTACGGTGAAAAGAATGAATTGGTTTTGAAATTAGAGGAGGcagaaaatactaaaaaatcgcttgaaaaACACTTGTTCGAGTTTCAAGATTACTCTAAGAATCTTGCGTCTGAATGTGAAACTCTTCGTGTGGAAAATCTTGCCTTTAAACAGGAACTTTCCGAAAAAAATACGCAGCTGTTGATAGTGACTCAGGAAAAGTCAGATTTGGCCATAAAGCTTGAGTACCAAGACGTGAAAGTTGTTGATTTGGAGAAAACCAACGAAGGACTAAATTGCGAGATGGACACTCTTCAAAATCAGTTGAAGGAAACATTGGATCGTTTGGATTCAAGTCAGAGCTATTTGCAGAAGCTTCAGTTGGATTATAGTgaacttgagacgaaattgAACGACGCTAAGACACAACTGGAAAATTTAACAGTTGAGCTGAATACAGTTTTGGAAGAGAAAAAATCTGTGGCTGAACGATTGGTCGAACGTGAAGATTACGTCTTACAGTTagaagaagaaaagaagattTTGACGGAGAAAACTAACGTTTTAGAAGATTCGTATCGAAAATTATCGCAAAAGTGTGAAGAAGTACAGTCGTATAATGAAGacgttttgaaacagctttcGGATGTTTCACAATCTCTTGAAATCAGTAAACAAGAAATTGGAAGTTTACAAGAACTTAAAAAGTCCCTAGAATTGCAACTTGAAGAATCACAAACTAGCTTAGAAACTTTAAAAGTAGAGCTTGAACAAATGCAATCAGCAAACgtcaaaataaattctttattGCAAGAAACAGAAGCAACGTTACATCAGTCGAAAAAAGAGAGTGAAGATTTGAAAATACAGATTGAAACTCTGCAACAAGAACTTAACGACTCGATTAATAATTTAAGAGAGAGTCAGAAAGATGTCTTCGATttgcaagaaagcaaaaatagggttgaggaaaatttaaaacaagttgAATTAGAGtcgaaaaacttaaaatcgGAATTGGAAAAGGTTCACCTTGAAAAGTCTACAAACGATAAGGAATTAAGTGAGGTAAAGAAATCATTAACCGAATTAGAGGAGGAGTCAGAGAAGGAGAAACATCATTTTGAGACTGAAATTGGTGTTCTTCAGAGTCAGTTGAATGATGCTTTAGGTAGTTTAGAGACTGCCAAAAAGAAGGAAGAGAAACttcaaaatctcaaaaatcAGCTTGAAACGCAATTAAAAGAAACACAGGCCGcggaagaaaaattaaaacttgaagTGGAAAAACTAAGTAATAATTTGAGCGAAACTCGTCAAGAAAGAGCAGATTTCTTGAAAAAACTTGAGAATTTAGAGGATGAAAATGGAAATTTGCTCAAAGAGTCTCAAGAGCTTCAGGAACGTTTGAGTCAAGTTTTAAGTGATTTGGAGTCAAAAACTGCCGAGTCGAAACAATTGAATGACATTCAAACTACGCTTGAAACTCGTTTGGATGAAGCAGAGAAGATGAGACTTCAACTAGAGACCATCCAATCTCATCTTGATGAAACACAAAGTAATTATGAAGAATTGAAGAAAGAGAAGTCCTTACTAGAAAATGAATATACAAACATGAGACAAATCACCAGTGAGTTTGAAGGAAAACTGAATGAAACTCAAGATTATGTACAGCAGTTGGAAATGAAGAATGAAGATATTGGTAAACAACTAGAAGAGGCTAGAAAGTTTGTGTCTCAATTGGAGGGAGAAAACGGCGCTTTAATGGTGAAAATGCGAATTCTTGAAcaggaaaaagaagaattaTGCGAGGAAAAGAAGGATCTTGAAAAGGAACTTTACGATGAGAAAAGCAACTTTGAAGAAATGAAAACTGTAAACTcaaatcttttaattaatttggaagATCTACATATTTTAGTAGAGGCAGTTCGGTCGGAGAAGGAGAAATTAAATGAAGTTTTGATGAATGAAAGAAATGAAAGTGAAGCTTTGGTCACAAAACTAAATGACAAGTGTGAACTTCTTGAAGATAAATTATCTGAGTGTGTCGACGATTTAGAAAGTAGTAACAACGAATTGGAACGAGTAAAAGAGGAGAAATCTTTAGTCGAAACAGCTTTGGAAAATCTGAAAAGTGAAATGCAGTCTATTGAAAAGTCTCAAAAGGTTTTGGAAAATGAGAAAGAATCATTAGAGACGACATTAAAGCAAGTGGAAGTACAGTtgaacgaattaaaaaatagaaatgaaGTCTTAGAGAAGGAAGTTTCAGAAAGAACGGAAACTTCTACGAAAGAAAAAGAGGAACTTGTATCCGAAGTTGAGAAACtttccaaaataaatgaaGATATTCAGcaccaattatttattttagatagGAACTACAAGGAATCGAGGAGTGAGAAAGAAATTCTTGATAAACAGTTAAATGAGATGAGCGCTTTGTCTGAAACTTTGAAAGCAGAATCTGAAAACCTCCGAATTCAGTATCAGAAGTCGAAAATTGAATTGGAAGAAACTAGAGATATGTTGATGAAATTAACTTCAGAAAAAGAAAATCTATTCACGCTTTTGCAACACGCGAAAGAACAGAACGGggaatttgaaaaacaaatttctgaaATGATCAACAGTTTGGaattgaaagaaaataaatgtaatgaGCTGAATGATGCAGTTAAGGTGTTGGAAGATAAACAGAAAGATCTCTTTTCAGAGAATGCATGTTTGCAACAGCGTTTGGCTGTaatagaaaaagaaaataaagaaagggAAGTTAAAGAAAGGGAAGAAAATGAACAACTTAGTCAAGAGTTGAAACGAATATCTCAAGAAAAACTTCTTCTAGAAAGTAAACTCGACGATGATGAAGTTATGTCTTTGGAGACTCAAAAGAAGATAAAATCTCTAGAGGAAACCATTCAAGATTATGAAATTACAATTTCGGGTTTGAAGAGTGTCGTCGATACAAATTTGGAGAGTTTGGAGTCTTTGAAAGAAGAACTAGCcgatcaaaaaattaaagaatccGAGATCATGACAAAGATTTATGACTTGTTGAAAGATAATAACCTTATTGATGACGAAGATGGGCAAGGTGATTTTAAAACATTCATTactgaaaatttcgaaaaGTTACTATCTTCCAAAAATCAAGAAGAACAACGACGAAAAGACCTGAAAGTTGAAGTTGAAGAACTGAAAGCTAAAAATATGGCAGCAACAAAATTGAACGCTAATTTCCAAGAGAtggttgaaaaattacaaactctGGTATTGGAACAGAGCGAAGTTGTAACAGCGGATGCTCTCAAAGCTAGTTTTGATCAAATTCACTCCAAAGTTAACAGCGTTCTGAGTTTGAAACAAAAGTTGTCGGAAGATTTAGATCAACTCAAAAATGACAACTCTGAATTAAGCCGAAAACTGGACAGTGTCTTATCAGAAAAGgaagaaattttcaaatccAAAACTGAACTGGAAAAGAATTTAAAGGAAGAAAAAGAGAAAGTCGAGAATTTGCATAAAGAATTGGAAACTAAAACACAACCGATTAAAGTTCAAAAGGAAAATATCTTAGGAGTTTCAACGAAAGGCAATAAATCGCGGGAAGAGGAACTGAAGAAAGAAAACATGTTGCTGAAACGTAAAGTTGTGTTGGCCGAAAATGCCAAAAATAACTtggaaaaagttttaaagGAGTTACGAGAGGAAAAGAAGAAAGTACGTGAAGTACCATCCTCACCAACTAGCGATGCTCTTTACAAGAAACTTCTGCATGAATACATTCAAATCAAGGAAGATAATGAGCGAGTGGTGAAAGAAAAAGATGCGATAATTGAAGAACTAACCCGCGCAAATGAAGAACTGATAGTAAAAGGTGCCCCAATTAAGCAAGAAAGTGGCGAAAAGATGGTCCAAGATCTCCAAAATATCCGTGAGGCCTACGGTAGTGTGATGAGTGTAAACTCAAAACTCGAAATGGAAATTGTAACTCTCAGAAAAATCATCGAAGAACGTAACGGCGAATTGGCAAACTACAGTCACATTAAAGAAGCTTATGAGAAACTGCTCGAAGACAATAACAAACTCATGACCGAAATGGATACAATAAAATACAAGCGATTGAGAGACAAGGATGAGTTTGTTCGGTTAATAAAGAAAGAACGCGACGAAAATTTAAACCgcgaaactaaaaaaatccaagacaTACGAAACGAATACGAGGGCAAGTTGGAGAAGATGAAGGAGAAAATGTTGAAGCTTTACAGAGAGGAGGTGAATAAGAAAGTTCGCTCGGTTAAAGACGGCCAAGGCGAGACTGCAACTTTGATGAAAACGATCGCGAATTTGCGATCGGAGCTGTTTGAGGCCGACCAGAAAATCCAGTTGCTGGAAATGGAGAAGGAGATTTGGAAAATGAACAGAAAAATCGACCAAGAGGCGAAAACAAAGCAATTGCAGTCCGTTTCAAGTGTCACCACCCTGACCAGAACTAACGAAAGAGTTTCGACTTTACCGCGGCCTTCAATCACGGAAGAAATCACCATTTCCAGGCGAACTTCAGTCACTGGAATCCCGAACAGTTTGCAGATGGAAGACGAGGAGGATCTGTTCAACGATAAGTATCTAACCGACTTGAAGGAGGGAAAATGCATTTTGCCATCGGATCGCGAATCGACTAATCGGTTTTCTGAACTGGCATGGAGGAACTCGTTAGTGCCCCCGCATCTAAAGTCTTCGTATCCGGCGGAAACGCAGTTTGTCAGTCCAAGTCGGTTCAAAGATGAGGATATGAAG GCTGGTAATATTGAATTTGAGGATAGTTTGTGTAAGTTATTGCCCGGTGAGAAGCCCCGCAAGAAGGATTTTGGCACAACGACGTATAAGAAGCCAGGACCGCCGACTCCGAGTAAGAATGGGGGCCGGCTGTCTCTGCAAGGCAACGAAGTGCATCCGTTGAGGGACGTTGATGGGAAAACGCCCAAGAGGTCAACGCCTAGCAGGATTAAGGCGTTGTTTACAGGACGGAATAATAGTACAAAAGAGGCAGGAGAG agccAGAGTGTGACACCCAGTCGGGGCAGACGCCTGAATAGTATTTTCCGAAGAcccaaatga
- the BORCS7 gene encoding uncharacterized protein BORCS7 codes for MASASSTSARSLFADSKMRLADRVQVNVNNISSLARQITRGSKSSEILMHSARNFAVQEHLMENSESNLKKMQLICVHLGYQHDSMLKSAQQIEEVKEQVCAMQR; via the exons ATGGCATCTGCAAGTAGTACAAGTGCAAGATCGTTATTTGCGGACTCCAAAATGCGCCTAGCTGACCGCGTACAAGTCAATGTAAACAACATTTCGTCCCTCGCCCGTCAAATCACCCGAGGATCGAAAAGCAGCGAG ATTTTAATGCACTCAGCTCGCAACTTCGCGGTACAAGAACATTTGATGGAAAACAGCGAaagcaatttgaaaaaaatgcaactcATCTGTGTCCACCTCGGCTACCAGCACGACTCCATGCTCAAATCAGCGCAGCAAATCGAAGAGGTGAAGGAACAAGTGTGTGCCATGCAGCGATAA